AGATGAGCCTGGATCAGTGGATCAAAGCCCGGGGGAAAGCGGGTCTCCCTTCGGAGAAGGCGATCAAGGCCCTGGAAGGGAGCCTTTCTCAACTGAAAGAAAAGGGGGTCATCTTTGAGTGCTAAAATGGCCCGGATGGGCCTTCGGGCGCCGGTGAACGTCACCTGGGAGATCACCCAGAGATGCAATCTTCGTTGTGTTCATTGCCTTTCGGATTCAGGGGCTGGCGCTGAAAAGGAATTGTCCGCCAAAGAGTGCCGAGAGATTGTGGATGCGTTGACCGGGATTCGAGTGTTCCAGGTCAATATCGGCGGCGGGGAGCCCTTTATCCGGGAAGATTTCATGGATCTTTTGGCCTACTGTCATGAAAAAGGGCTGGTGACCTGTGTGAGCACCAACGGCCTATTGATCGATGATTCCCTGGCCAAGAGGTTGTCTCAACTGGAAATGTTGTATCTGCAGGTGAGTCTGGACGGGGCCACGGCCGAAGTAAACGATCCCATTCGGGGCAAAGGATCCTACAAACGGATTCTGGAAGCCCTGGAATGCCTCTCACGCCATGGGGTAGATTTTAGCGTTAATGCTGTCCTGACCAGGACCAATTACCCCCAATTGGAGGAACTCAGAACCCTGGCAAAAGACTTCGGGGCGGAACTCCGGGTTTCCCGGTTTCGCCCCTCCGGGAGGGGCAAGGAAAGCCGAGATTGGCTTGCACCGGATACCCGACAACTGGAGGCCTTTGCCGCGTGGCTGGAAGGGCACGAATTGGTGCGCACCGGGGATTCGTTTTTCTGTCTCACCTCGGAGAACCGGCGTAGGAAGGGGCTGGATATGTGCGGGGCCGCCAAGATGACCTGCTGCATTTCGCCGGCAGGGGACGTGTATCCTTGCGCGTTTTTGCAGGAGAGACCTTTTTTGGCAGGCAATGTCCGAGAGAATGAATTTAAGGATATGTGGGACCATTCTCTGGTTTTCTCCAGACTTCGCAGCTTGAATGTAGAGACCTGCATGGATTGCCCCCGGTTTGAGTCCTGCCGGGGGGGATGTCCCGCTATGGCCTACCACACCTATCACGATCTCAACATGCCGGATCCGGAATGCCTGGTGAATCTGAACCGGGGCTCACCGGATATCGAACCCCGGAATAAGGAAATGCTCTTTTAGCCGTGTTTGATCATCTCTTTACCCCCCTCACGCTGGGTAGCGTATCCCTGCCCAACCGCATCTGTTTTCCGGCCCACCGGACCAACTTTGCGCGGCAAGCCCGTCTGGATGAGCGTCATGTGGCCTACTATCGACGGAGGGCCCGAGGCGGGACTGGCCTGATCATCGTAGGAGAGCTCTCCATCCATTCCCAGGACGGTCCCTGGGAGGCCATGATTGCGGCCCACAATTCTGAGGTGGTTCAGGATTACGTAAGACTCACCCAGGCGGTTCACGCCTTTGACACCCCGGTTTTTGCCCAGCTCAGGCATCACGGGTTTCAAAGCAGTGGCGCGATTACCCGGCATGCGGTATGGGGGCCTTCGGCCATAGCGGATATCGTTTTTGGGGAGACGGCCAAGGCCATGGAGTCCGAAGACATGGCCGTGGTGGCGGAGGCCTTTACCCGGGCGGCTGTTTTGGCCAGAGACGGTGGTTTTGACGGTGTTGAGATCGACATGGGCTCTGAATCTCTCCTGCGGCAGTTTCTCTCCCCGCTCAGCAACCTGCGCCAGGATGAGTACGGGGGAAGTCCGGAAAACCGAATGCGTTTCCCCCTGGAGGTGGTCCACGCCGTCCGGAATGCAGTGGGTCCGGATTTCGCTGTTGGGGTGGGTTTGTGTGCAGATGAAAGGTTTTGGGGGGCCATTACCCTGGATGAATCCAGGGAGTTTGCCAAGAGTATGGAAGCCACCCAAGAAGTGGATTTCATCCATGTGACGGTAGGTACCTATTATAATCTTCATCTTTCCATGGCCTCCGGGTATACGCCGGCCGGCTTCGCTCTGGGCGAGGTCGATAGGATCCATAATGCCGTGAGCATTCCGGTTATAGCGGGTCACCAGATTGATTTCCCTGAAATGGCCGAGGAGGTGTTGGCCCAAGGCCGTGCTGACGCGGTCGGATTGATTCGCCAGCTGATCTGTGATCCGGATGCACCCAACAAGGCCCGGGAAGGAGAGCTCCAAGCTATCCGGCATTGTGTCCGGGACAACAAAGGATGCATCGGCCGCATCAACCAGTCCAAAGCTCTTGGCTGCACCCAGAATCCGGACGTGGGGTATGAGGAAAATCGGAAGTCGGAGATAGGAGATCGGAAATTCAAAACCCCCAAGCGGATCCTGGTGGTGGGTGCTGGACCGGCAGGCCTGGAAGCGGCCCGTACTGCGGCTGAAAAAGGGCACGAGGTAACAGTGTATGAAAAGGAGCCCGTTATTGGAGGTCAGATCAACCTTGCGGCGAAAGGCGCCGGCAGAGCGGGTCTGGAAGAAATTATACGCTATCTGCGCCATGCATTGGGTCAGCTTCGGGTTCCCATTTATACGGGCGAATTGGTGACCCCGGAGCGGGTTTACAGCCTGGACCCGGATGCGGTGATTATAGCCACGGGATCGAGACCCATCCAATACCCCGTACCCGGGCGTTACGGGCCTCCCTCGGTGCTCAATGTATGGGACGTATTGGAGGGCTGGTATCCGGTTGAAGAAAGAGTCCTTTTTATTGACGAGAATGGGGGGCATCATGCCACCGCCACCGCAGAAGTCCTGGCCGATCAGGGCAAAAGGGTGGATATGGTGACCAGCGATCTTTTTATCGGCATGGAGCTGGCCCCCTTAGGCGATCTCTACCTGACCCGGCAGCGTCTTCTTCAAAAAGGAGTGCGCTTTATTCCAGATGTGGTGGTGGATGAAATCCAGGACCACTGGGTTAAGGCGAGGAACGTGTATACCCATGAAACCGTCTTTTTTGAAGACTACCCGAGCATTGTCCTGGATATGGGAAACGAGGTCGATGATGCCCTCTACCGGCAATTGAAGGGCCGGGTGAAGGCCCTTTACCGGGTGGGGGATTGTGTGGCGCCCCGGGGAATCGATATGGCCATTTTTGAAGGCAGAAGCATGGGAGAGAGACTGTGAGTGACTATCACTACCTCTTTTCTCCTTTGAAGATCGGTTTTATGGTGGTCCCCAACCGGATCCATTTTGCCGCCCATTTGACCAATCTCTCGGAGAATCATCAAATCAGCGAACGCCACGTGGACTACTACCGGGAGCGGGCCAAAGGGGGCTGCGGCCTCATCACCACGGAGGAGATGACCGTTCACCCGTCGGATCTGGCCTACGAAAAATTGGTGGACGCCTTTTTGCCTTCGGTCATCCCCGGGTTTCAGCGACTTACCCGTGCCATCCACGCCTATGACACCAAGATATTTGCCCAGTTGAATCACAACGGCATGCAGGCGGATGGAAAGCTCTCCAGGCTCCCCGTATGGGGGCCTTCTGCCGGGAAGGATCCCTTATTCCGGGAGATATCCAAGGAGATGGAGGTCGAAGATATCCAGGAATGCATAGAATACTTTGCAAAAAGTGCCCTTCACGCCCTGGAGGGAGGCTTTGACGGCATTGAGTTACAAGTGGGACACAGCTCCCTGATCCGTCAGTTCCTCTCGCCGGCCACCAATTTCAGAGAGGATGCCTACGGATGCGGTTTTGAAAACCGTATCCGCTTCTGCCTGGAAGTAATTGATGCGGTGCGCGGGGCCGTGGGCCCGAAGTTTACCCTGGGGGTCCGGCTCAATGCCGATGAGATGCACCCCAGGGGAGGCCTGACCCTGGAGGATGCCAAGAGGATCGCCGCCCGGCTGGAGGCCAGCGGCCGGATCGATTTTTTGGACCTGAGTCTGGGGACCTTTCATAACCTCTATCTGGTGGAAGGCTCCATGCACACGCCCCTGGCCTATACGGTTCCCCTGTCCTCGGCCATTCGCTCCGTGGTGAACCTGCCGGTCTACTGCAGCAACCGGATCAACGATCCCCGGCTGGCCGAGAAGATTCTGGAAGACGGCCAGGCCGACATGATCAACATGGTCCGCGCCCTGATTGCCGACCCGGAGCTTCCCAATAAGGCCCGGGAGGGTCGGGAAGACGACATCCGCCACTGTATCGCCTGCAATCAGGGCTGTATCGGCCGGATGGGGCTGGGGTATACCATCGGCTGCATGCAGACTCCGGCCGCTGGAAACGAAAAGGAGCTGGGT
Above is a window of Deltaproteobacteria bacterium DNA encoding:
- the mftC gene encoding mycofactocin radical SAM maturase (MftC is a radical SAM/SPASM enzyme that catalyzes the first two steps in biosynthesis of the electron carrier mycofactocin from the terminal Val-Tyr dipeptide of the precursor peptide MftA.), which translates into the protein MARMGLRAPVNVTWEITQRCNLRCVHCLSDSGAGAEKELSAKECREIVDALTGIRVFQVNIGGGEPFIREDFMDLLAYCHEKGLVTCVSTNGLLIDDSLAKRLSQLEMLYLQVSLDGATAEVNDPIRGKGSYKRILEALECLSRHGVDFSVNAVLTRTNYPQLEELRTLAKDFGAELRVSRFRPSGRGKESRDWLAPDTRQLEAFAAWLEGHELVRTGDSFFCLTSENRRRKGLDMCGAAKMTCCISPAGDVYPCAFLQERPFLAGNVRENEFKDMWDHSLVFSRLRSLNVETCMDCPRFESCRGGCPAMAYHTYHDLNMPDPECLVNLNRGSPDIEPRNKEMLF
- a CDS encoding FAD-dependent oxidoreductase; amino-acid sequence: MFDHLFTPLTLGSVSLPNRICFPAHRTNFARQARLDERHVAYYRRRARGGTGLIIVGELSIHSQDGPWEAMIAAHNSEVVQDYVRLTQAVHAFDTPVFAQLRHHGFQSSGAITRHAVWGPSAIADIVFGETAKAMESEDMAVVAEAFTRAAVLARDGGFDGVEIDMGSESLLRQFLSPLSNLRQDEYGGSPENRMRFPLEVVHAVRNAVGPDFAVGVGLCADERFWGAITLDESREFAKSMEATQEVDFIHVTVGTYYNLHLSMASGYTPAGFALGEVDRIHNAVSIPVIAGHQIDFPEMAEEVLAQGRADAVGLIRQLICDPDAPNKAREGELQAIRHCVRDNKGCIGRINQSKALGCTQNPDVGYEENRKSEIGDRKFKTPKRILVVGAGPAGLEAARTAAEKGHEVTVYEKEPVIGGQINLAAKGAGRAGLEEIIRYLRHALGQLRVPIYTGELVTPERVYSLDPDAVIIATGSRPIQYPVPGRYGPPSVLNVWDVLEGWYPVEERVLFIDENGGHHATATAEVLADQGKRVDMVTSDLFIGMELAPLGDLYLTRQRLLQKGVRFIPDVVVDEIQDHWVKARNVYTHETVFFEDYPSIVLDMGNEVDDALYRQLKGRVKALYRVGDCVAPRGIDMAIFEGRSMGERL
- a CDS encoding mycofactocin system FadH/OYE family oxidoreductase 2 — protein: MVVPNRIHFAAHLTNLSENHQISERHVDYYRERAKGGCGLITTEEMTVHPSDLAYEKLVDAFLPSVIPGFQRLTRAIHAYDTKIFAQLNHNGMQADGKLSRLPVWGPSAGKDPLFREISKEMEVEDIQECIEYFAKSALHALEGGFDGIELQVGHSSLIRQFLSPATNFREDAYGCGFENRIRFCLEVIDAVRGAVGPKFTLGVRLNADEMHPRGGLTLEDAKRIAARLEASGRIDFLDLSLGTFHNLYLVEGSMHTPLAYTVPLSSAIRSVVNLPVYCSNRINDPRLAEKILEDGQADMINMVRALIADPELPNKAREGREDDIRHCIACNQGCIGRMGLGYTIGCMQTPAAGNEKELGAGTLTPCETPKKVVVVGAGPAGLEAARVAALRKHRVILFEKNEEVGGQNIIAGMVPGRQEIQGVTRWLAGQVFKLDLVVRLGQEADEARILAENPDAVVVATGSVPKEKPFPGEYGFPEVLNTQQVLKGEAETGQRVLFIDLDGHHQGTGTAEFLADQGKDVHVLTPALFQGGALGPLQDLYLARQRLAKKGVTCTPDIAVLEIQGTVVKGLNVYSNEMMDFEGYDTVVLAAGNVVLDALYFTLKGKIQEVYRIGDCVAPRKTDMAIVEGHRIGRLL